One Thunnus thynnus chromosome 18, fThuThy2.1, whole genome shotgun sequence genomic region harbors:
- the tbpl1 gene encoding TATA box-binding protein-like 1 translates to MDSSNDEALDIIVTNVVATFRTRCHLNLRTIALEGVNVIYKPEVGKVLMKLRKPKITASIWSSGKVICTGATSEDEAKLGARRLARCLQKLGFKVRFSAFKVVNVLAVCSMPFAIRLIDFTKNNRPIASYEPELHPAATYRIKNLKATIQVFSTGSLTVTGPNVQNVATAVEQVYPLLFECQNPNCK, encoded by the exons ATGGATTCCAGCAATGATGAGGCACTTGATATCATTGTCACCAATGTGGTGGCAACCTTCAGGACCAGGTGCCACCTCAACCTGCGCACCATTGCCTTAGAGGGAGTCAATGTCATTTATAAGCCAGAAGTAGGG aAGGTCCTTATGAAGCTTCGAAAGCCCAAGATAACAGCCTCAATCTGGTCCTCAGGGAAAGTTATTTGCACAGGAGCAACAAG CGAGGATGAAGCAAAGCTGGGTGCTCGCAGGTTAGCACGCTGTCTGCAGAAACTAGGCTTCAAG GTTAGGTTTTCAGCCTTTAAGGTCGTGAATGTGCTGGCAGTGTGCTCCATGCCCTTTGCGATCCGCCTCATAGACTTTACTAAGAACAACCGACCCATTGCCAG ttATGAACCAGAGCTCCATCCTGCTGCCACGTACAGGATCAAAAATCTCAAGGCTACTATACAGGTGTTCTCTACTGGCAGCCTCACAGTCACAG GACCAAATGTGCAGAATGTGGCCACAGCTGTGGAGCAGGTCTACCCACTACTGTTCGAGTGTCAGAACCCCAACTGCAAATGA